TTAGAACAAAAACACAAACAAAGACCAACTGCACCGGCCTTTGATCATTTTCTTTATCGCCCTCCCATCAACAGCTCGCTCACGTGACGTTCTCTACGTAAGGGAATGTGTACAGTGAGAAAGAAGAtgcagagaaagaaaaagaaaaagaagggaaaacaaaataaaaagacgATATAGGGTGGAAATAGTAGCATGGGATGGCTGCCGTCATCATTACCGACGCTTCAAAAGGGGCAGAGCAGAATCACCGGTCCAAAGACCGGGCTGGAAGATCCCGTCTTTTGACACCAATCAAAGAGAGAGCGGCCACCTCCATGTCGTCCCTATCCGTCTACATGTCCAATAAAGTCGTAAACAGTAAACAGTGAAAgctggggggtgggggggggggggggagggaagggaggggggggagggggaacgCACTCCGTGCAGCTAATCATTCCCACCCTCCCGCTAACGTTCGGTCTTCGTGAGCTGTTACTTGCTGCGCCCCTTTGTTCCCCAAGTCAAAGGGAGGCTCAGGTGAAAAGAGAAAGTGAAAGCAGGTGGAGCCCATCAGTCTCCCGTCCGTAGCACACGCCAGGCCTGCCCGGCCCCACCCTGATCGACTGGTCTACTGTCCCCAACACCAGCCAGCACACGGGCCCCGCGGCAGCTGCCACAGGGGTTATGCCCACCTGCAGCGTTGAATCGAGAGCGAGATCGCATGCATTCCGTCGAACAGGTGATCCGCATCAGGAGATCGTCGTCAAAAGGCTTGCCCCGACACATCCAGACACGTCTGGAGATTGGAGTTACATTGCTcagaaaatgagagagagagagaggcatcttTTGGAAAGCGGAGAGTCGCCAAAAACGATCGGTCTCTTACTGCGTCTGTGCCTACAAAATCCAATCGTCGCGAACAACGAGCTGGCGGCGTCCCCGAGAAAGAGAAAGGGCAAAACTTGGAACCAAGTAAAAGATAACATGGATTCAAACATAATACCGTCTCTGTTTCCGATCGCGCTGTCGCGTCTTGAGAACTGAGATCTCTTCCTTTCTTGACCAAGGCGTGCATCTGCTGTCCGCATCGGGTCACGCAACGGGCGGATTCAGCGACGAGAGGACGCCACCTGTCCGTCACGGTTCTCGTTGTCCGAGTACTGCAGCATGAGGTGTTGTGGGTGGGCGTGGCGAGGCGGGGGATTTAGGCGGCTGGGATCGGTTGTAACTCGAGATGCGGAGCTGTGATCCACGCCAACTGGCGTAGCTTTGTACACGGAGACCCTGGTGATGTGACGCATCTGGTGTGGTCCCCAAGCGCAAGGCTTTTAACACTGGGCCCAAACCGAGATTGACCGACAGCTCGGACCGCGAGGAGATTAGGGCTGGCCATGCTTCCGTGTACTCACTCCTTCTGCCACGTTTCATGTTTCTGTTCGAGAGCTATGTCGTGTACGCTCCCATAAATGTGGTTCCCGTAAGGACGCCACGTATATAATAGAAAATAGTAATTAACTTATATAATAGAAGTTTAAGTTGTCAAAAATATTGAGATGAATGCGTTCAattattagaaaaaataaaaaaaatatttctattcataaattattatatatttttttgataaaagataaaaaaaatcaaaataaaaaataataattaatattaatgatataaaaagaggtagaaaaagatctaaaagaattttaatataaactattgataaaaacaaatatttttattttaactaagtatataattttttatagacCTCAATAACAATAAATGATCCATAAAATCGATCAATAATTAGgacttatgattttattgttaTTAATTGACATTTAGCATAAAGTATTTGGAAAGATATACTTAGTTATATTATAGAAGAAAGTCTCGATACCGATCTTATGCACatcaatataatataaaaatatttaaataaatattttactctAAAATATTCTTTATTAAATCATCATATAAAAGCTTCATCATAGTAATTAAGATAAATTATTGTTAACTCAAAAAATCCAAGAAaccaattattttcttatatGGGTGGGTATTAAATCGGACATTTCAAACCCTAATATAGGCTTAAACCAAATTGGATTGATGcaataattaaataaatcattAGGTAAATCACCAACATCACTCCTACAATTACGTAAATCGACCTTTAATTGGACAATTAAAGCAACCGAAAATTCTTTCAAAGTAGTCATCACAAACAAAACATTGTAGTCAAAAGTAAATACGTGTAATAGattaagagcaaaaaaaaaacaacacAGTTATTACATGctcaaataaaaaatttaataaatctaGTATATTCCGTGATATACTATGATACGGACGAACATAGTAAATTGATGCTTACTTGTGTAatatctcacttggtttcatattggAAGTGGGTAATAattatgattgacttatatgaaCCTGATAAGTATATTATGTTAACTCTCGTTTAAGTATTTTGATTCGCAATCAGACCATATAAACATTTCCTTAAGAGCTCGGCCCAATGTGGTCCGCTCTTGAAGTTGAACTCGAGCCTTAATGTCCCGTGGAAACCAAGGCCATTTGAATGCACGAAATCTCAAACTAAAGATAAGTTTGATGAgcgatatatctatgtatataggtgtgattctctctctctctctctgtctccagTGATACTATAGTGATTGTTGTATTAGATCCTTTAACTTGACCGAAAAAACACTCTATAGGGTATTATCTTGATACTAAAAGGAAGGTGTATAACTTAATAATCGATAAAGATTATATAGGTAGATAATCCGATGACATCTCATCAGGGTGACAAATCACAACGAAATAATAATGACGATTCTAAGTACACTCAACTTTGCAAATGAACTAAGAATTTCTAGTGCTAGCATAAACTTTTACACAATATAACATTGTCTTTCACAAACCATCCGACTCATTATATGTTTAGTGAAGTAGGTGCCAACTTAAAATGATAAGCTTGTTTAAGTGGACTTGAAGTTGGAGCCCAGTATAAAATGATAGAGCTGTCTGTTTCACTATGATATCATGAAGCATTCATTAAAATAGGATATTAATATCATAATCAACGTAAGCAGTGACGACAGATGCCTAATGCATTATCTTCACGGCAAGGTAAAAGACTGGCTCAATGGCTACTGACCACCACTCGTTTTTATACGCTCATCCTGCACGATTAATACTACGGAAGAACCTGCATTGTTTGGTCGCCTGGCGTCTGCCATCTCCAAGAGCTTCCGAATGGGGTCGCAGTCTCAGGACTTACACATACTGTTCTTCCCCTTCTTGGCCCCGGGCCACAGCATCCCCATGGTTGACATGGCTAAGCTCTTCTCCTCTCGTGGAGTCAAGTCCACCATCCTCACCACCACCGCCAACGCCCCCCTCGTACAGCCTACCGTCGACCGGGCCAACCAGTCCGGCCATCGCCACCCCATCACCACATCCGTCATCCGCTTCCCTGCGGCAGCGGCCGGCCTCCCCGACGGCTGCGAGAACGTCACCCATGTCACCACCCAGGAAGGAAAACTCAAGTTCCTCCAGGCCGTCGCCATGCTCCGCCAGCCCTTTGAACAAGCCCTCAGACGTCATAACCCCGACGCCGTCATCACCGACTTCTTCTTGCCGTGGACCGTCGACGTGACGCTGGAACTCGGCCTGCCGTGTCTCGTGTTTCAAGGCACCAGCTTATTCGCGCAATGCGCGTACCAAAGCATCAAACGCCACAAGCCGCTGGAATCTCTCCCGAGCGACGCGGAGTCCTTCGTCGTGCCCGGCCTCCCCCACCGCATCGAGATGCTGAGGTCGCAACAGGGGGGCTCTAGTGAGGCGCCGTGGGTGCTGGAATTTTACCGCCAAGTCGGGGAGGCCGTGCACAAGAGCTACGGCGTGATGGTGAATAGCTTTCAGGAGCTGGAGCCCGAGTACGCGGAGCACTACCGGAACGTGGAAGGTAAGAAGGCATGGCACGTCGGGCCCGTCTCTCTCTGCAACAAGGATGTGCTGGAGAAGTTCGAGAGGGGAGACGAGACTTCCATCGACTTCAATAAGTGCATGGATTGGCTCGACGCTAAAGCCCGCGGCTCGGTTATATACGTCTGTTTCGGAAGCATCAGCCAGTTTTCCACGGCTCAGCTAAGGGAAATAGCGATCGGTCTCGAGGCCGCCGACAAACCATTCGTCTGGGTTGTCCGAGAAGTCGGCGGGGATGGAGCAGAGTGGCTGCCGGAAGGGTACGAGGAGCGGGTGGTGGGAGCAGGGAAGGGGCTGATCATAAGAGGCTGGGCGCCCCAAACCCTGATCTTGGACCATCCCGCGGTGGGGGGATTCCTGACGCACTGCGGATGGAACTCTTGCCTAGAGAGCGTCAGCGCGGGCGTCCCCATGGCCACTTGGCCGCTCTTCGCTGAGCAATTCTATAACGAGAAGCTGATCGTGGAGGTGCTGGGGATCGGAATCGGCGTTGGGGTTAAGGAGTACGCGGCGAGGGAGCACGAACAAAAGAGGAAGGTGGTGATGGCGGAGGCTATCGCTAAGACGGTGGCGAGGCTGATGGGCGGAGGGGAGGAAGCAGAGGGCATGAGGAGGAGGGCGAGGGAGCTCGGTGAGATGGCGGCCAAGGCCGTGGAGGTTGGTGGGTCTTCTTATGTGCAGATGGGCGATCTCATCGAGGAGTTGATCGATCGAAGGAACGCAGAAGGGCTCTAAAACACGTTTGAAGCCATGCTTTCGAACAGAGATCATCGATGGGTGCTTTTACAATATATTTTAGGAAATAAAATGCCTTTTATTTCTCAAAGACTATATATCTTATtacttataataaaaaatatataatataatttaaatacaaTAATATTATCATTCAATGGATAATATGCTTTGATTTTATGAGGTTTACGTCTCATTTGACGCAGTCCAATCTGATACGGACAATAATAGAAGGGGCCGAAAAGGACTCGTGGGGTGACTCCGCCTTGACGAAGTCATGAAACTAAGCGCTCACCGGCACCGCCTCTCCGTGCCGCTCGCTCCACCCTGCGTTACGTTCCTCCTCTATAAACGCCGCCTCGTACCCCCTTCCTCCGCATACTCGTCACACATCGCGAACACGAGGAAGATCCCGAAACGAAAAAGAAGGGACAGCCAAGAACAAGAAGACGAGGCGATGCAAAAAGAGAGAGCCGAGCCTGCACTCGTGGATTACCTTAGCTTCCGCGATCTTGGAGCCGATCGCTTGACCTCCTCCGCACATCACGAGTCATCCAAGAGAATCTCCGCCGCAGACCGCGGTGATGAAGGCGACGACGGTTTCGAGTTCGCCTTCGTTCTCAACGACCGCGGGAAGAGCGACCAGCCGATCCCCGCCGACGAGATCATCTCCGACGGCCGGATCCGCACCCTCTGCCCCGTCCTCGACAACGGCCTTGTCCTCGCCGACGGCTCCCCTGACCGAGAGAAGATCCGACGGCTGCCTGTCGAGGAGCCGCAGCGGGGCTTCAGCCTGGACTCGACGTCGTCGTTGGAGGCCGACGAGATCGAGAAAATGCCACCTGAAAAGTATTGCGCGTGGACCCCGGGGCGGTGCAAGAAGAGCACTTCAATGGGGTCGCTGTTAAGGTGGCGGATCCGAGACCTGGTAGGGCGGCGTAGCCATAGCGACGGGAAGGAGAAGTTCGTGTTCCTCACGGCGGATGAGAGAAGCGGGCATAAGAAGAAGGCAACGAAGGACGCGCCAACACGGAGCGCCATTCGCAATGGAAGAAAGGCGGCGGCGAAagcgggggaggaggaggacgaagaggaagaggagaaagagattgggaagaagaagaagaaaaaggaaaaatgtgGGCGAGGAGGGGGAGAAGGAGGCCACCGCCAACGGCGGTGACAGGGGCTCGTGCTGACCGAACAAGGCTAACGTGCTCGGGTTCTTTGCCAACGTCAATGGCTCCAGCCGCGTCCATCACCCCTGCTAATTTTTCTCTGTTCCTTTCTCCTTTTCTTAAATATGattgcatttatttatttatttatttaaatatgatTCCTTTTCTTAAAAGAGGTCAACTCACTTGCTCCTGTTACTTAGCATCAAAATGAGAGGTTACCAATACAGGTATTGAAGCATACTGTAGTTGTAAAGATTCGAATACTGATTCGGATCCCATCGAGATTCTATTTCATGCCTATTTTGGCTTGGTGCAAAATGTGGAGGTGTCGAGACATTCTGGACGAAGCATATCCGAAGCTTATGTCAGCTTTTGATTAGGTGGTGTTAGTTAAATATTGAATCTTTAAGAGCATAATGTACTAGATAATCTTGATGTTACATACATGAGGAGTCTTTTTACGATGATGTTTTGGACCATAGCACTCGAGGGCATAGTTTAATGTCAGAAGTAATTACACACCTCATCCGATGTAGGCCTAATTGTGTTATGCTGAATTCGAAATATATGTCataaagataatttcaatgtccAAGAGGTGAATTCTTGTTAGTCATGTGAAGCTCTAGCATTAGTCATAAAGTGTTAAGGTGTTGATCATATTAAGCTAAGGTATATTCAAAGCTTATGTTGGCTTCGGATATATCTCGTGAAACATATGTCAGTGGCGAAGCTTAATCATAAAAGACATCGATAGGGCACACGCTATCAGAATCATGCAATGCACACTATGTCAGGTTTGGTACCGATACACTGTCCGACTTTGACCACCCCGAGAGCTCGGGGTGGTACCGTCTGACGCCACTCAGGCACCCCCAAAGACATCATCTCGTCAGAGAGGTCGTCTGGCCCTCATGAAAGTCAACGACCGTGCGACGCAAACAACCCCCGCACGTAGGTATAAAAATTCATGTTCGACGCCTGGCCAAGGGGGGTGAAGAAAAAGGATAcacaactgacttgctcgtcaaAGGGGTCAAAGTCAGGTAagacccgacgaaggccatttttgtAGGGAGGCGGTTACCCCAAGAGGCGAGCGTTTCCTTCCGAGAGTCACTATTCGGCACGCAAAATAGGGCAGTCCGTCGGCTCGGATCCCGACCAACGCTAGTTTGTACCCTCCTTCCCAAGGACACGCCTACGTCACGAAGAAATGCTACCAACCACCCCGAGGACTCCACTGATCTGACCCTCGCCAAAGATGCTCAAGAGGCgcagccacctcatcatcctGCTCACTCCACCAGAAGTTCTCGACGTCGGCCTACGGATCTAACCGTGTTGACTCATCAGCCATAATACTTTTGTTCCCTAACACATATCTGAAGCTTAAGTGCTTTTGATTAGGTGGTATTAGTTGAATATCGAGTCTTTTAAGAGCCGAATGCACTAGATAATCTTAGTGTTGCATATATGAGGAGCCTTTTTACGATGATATTTTAGATTATTATGCTCGAGAACATAATTTAATTTTGCCTATATAATCTAATGAAGGCAAAATTAGAGGATATGCCATAGTCATAAGTGTAATTTTGACGTCTAAGAGGTAAACTCTTGTTAACCATGTGGAGCTAAGGCAACAGTGTTGATATATCGATCATATTGTATCGAGGTGTCAAGTTCATGACGCTTCGGTATCAGCCACCCAATATTGAGGTATCAatcatataatattaaaatatcgaTTATATAATATCATGGTATTGAAATGTTATCATCATATACTATTAAAATATCAGACTAACCTATTCACCATCCTTCGTCTACCATTACTCACGTATCAAACGCCACTCGATGCAATTTTGCCGTCCAACAAGAGTCTCGATTCGAGCTTCATTCATGTGATAGGACAAGTAAAATAAATAGATACAACATAGAATCCGAAGAAGGATACTGTAGCACGATAGTGTCCACGATCATATCTACGAATCCAATGGTCCGGTTTTTGTGTTACAACGGGCCCGACCCGTACATAGAATCCGGAATCCGATTTCACGATCCGATCACAAGTTCCCAAAACGGATGATATTGTAAATTTCGATGTAGCATAACAGTGATCTCACATGCATGCACCCATCCACCATCATGTCACATTCCCTCCCGTACCTTTTAATTTGGTTTACTTCTCAGGGACTCCATGTTAAAGGATGCGGCCATCGGAAATAAAATATAAAGGTTTCTCGATAATCCATTAACAATATTAGTAATGGATATTGATAAATACTATAAATACGTTTGATCATGCCTAAATTTTTAGAATAAATGGATAACTtaaccttccttttctttgatcATATATCGCTTAgtgtttttttaatataaatagaaGATTCGATGTATGATATATTCTTAAACGATTTGAGTATTAAGGGAACCTCATCGATTATGCTTTCGATATAAGATCTTATAAGTCAAACTTTCGAAAGGAAGCATCACCACTAGCTCTTTGTTTGATTTTTCAAGAAACATATCTACGGATTTATTGGACTTGATAGGATTAATTCAATATTAGTATTTACTAATACAATGATGGATATTTATCTTCGATCTAAATTAAGTCGTAAGAATAATTAAAAGTAAGATGCTATATATTAATCTTTAACTAATTGGGTTTCGTTGAAATATTTTAGTCAATAGAATAGAAGGATACGTATAGTCGCACGTGAGGGATTGTAGTagcgatcttggattaaagacggtgctttgaatatcaaacaaaaatctctgaacagatgacatcaaaaggtacacatcgtTAAATTAgatctaagtatttgatttcaataatgacataaagattatttttatattttaataaaaatatattatatatttttatgcttacaacatAACGACAAATGGAGGGCTTAATATAAAAGCAATAAGATAACGTAATATATATGGTTGTTAGAGCAATTCATTTTAGTATCGATTAGTCAACTATTTTATGACAAGAAAATCTCATTTGACCTCGAattttatacataataaaaataattagaaaTGCTATTGATAACGTAATCGATGTGAGGCAATATAAAGGTCAGAAATAGAGAGGGGAGACGACTCTACAACCGATCCAAAGGACGTCCTCCGCTTGTATGAACTATAAAGTCAATATGAAGTGCCTCTCGTAAAGAAATGTAATTGATTTGGAAGACAAAGGAAGCCCAAATACTAATATAATCTAAAGGTCAGCGAATATAGAGCCACCTAAAGCTGCCTCTATATACAACTTGCATCTTACATCATCTCGCATGCAACCCAACACAtacatattctctctctctctagccaaTGTATACGTATCCTAAGTTAGTTATTCTCATATTATAATATGTGTTGAGGAAATGATGCATCATGGCTGGTGGGTCAGCACGGTCTGGTCCACGAGTCGATGTCAGGAGTCCATGATCGACAGGGGCGAGGCATCGAGGTACGACACGTCGGGATGCTGACGTCGGCTCTCGGTCGACATACTAGTATCGTCTTCGGGGAAGGGCGTCTCTCGGTCGAGGTAGTCGCACTTCCGGGGGCGACCACGCTCGTACATAGAAGGCCCTTGTTGGGGGTTCCCGATTTTGGACCCTCGACGATTAAGTTAGTGAttgactttttttttccttttctttcctccCTCTTTGACTAGATGTCGGTCAGGGGTTTTTATATTACTATGCGAGGATCGACCGAGGTGGTACCTCCGTGCGATCGCCATCCCGGAATGCGCGAAACGACGCCCAGGCAACGTCGTCTCGAGCTTTTCGAGACAAAACGTACCGAGGGGTTCCTCGGCATGGCTTCTATCTTAACACGTGAAAGTCTCTCCCATGTGGCAAGGGCGCAGGTGGTGACGTAACTGGAGTCCAAAATATGTCTTATTGCTAAAAAACTTACAGTTAATTCAATATAGTTACTCTACCAATTAATTATAAATACAGTGATATAATTCTCAAATTCATTATGGTTGAGgactgaaatatatatatatatatacatatatatgtatacatatatatatttatatatatataatgtcatgagaattgaatttatattttttttggctCAATTCTCAAAATCTACCAAGAATTCAGCTAATGTCCTCTAATTTATGGCATGAATAAAGGTAGAAATTTAGGAAAACGAGCTTTCTTGGCAGGAGAAACCACTTGGGAGAGTGTAAATTACCATTGGTGGGTCTTTTGAGAGTTGCCGGCTCCGTGTGGGCGTCGGTGCGCGCGGGCTCCGCCGTTGTCGCCGTTTGTGGGCCATCTCCAAAACTAGACCGGCATACTCCACCATGATCAGGTCGTCCAATCAAAAGCTTTATAGATCGAATTATTATTCGGAATAGAAAATTGGGCTATGCGTTCGGACCAAACGGGACGAACAGGTTGGCCACATGAGGCAGCTAAACAATCGTGGTCAGCGGGCATAGCCTTCCTAATCCTATGCCACTCCCACCTCGCGGGACGACAACCAGCCATCCACCCACAGCTGGAGCGAGAGACGGAAAGCTGATGCTGTTCTCGCGAGCCATCTGAAACGGGTTCGGGTGGGTCGGCGTTTATATAATGCGCTGCCGCTGCTTCTTTGTTGCCATCCACAGGATCTCCAAGCCCTCCTTTTTTTGGCAAAGGACTCATCACGGGGGAAGAAGGTTCGTGGAATCTTAATTAGTTTCCCCCTTTTATCTTTGCATCTACTGTTCTTCAATTCCGATCTCGGAATTCTAGACGTTTAATCCGGTCAAATCTCTGTTCAAAGATCTATCGAGTCCCTCTCCTCCTTCTTTAGATCCTTTTCTCTCCTTCCGTGAGCTGTCCGTGTTCTTCCTCACGGGGTAGAGCTTGGTGCCTCTGATGGCTTAGGAAGTCTCTGTGGATGTTGCAGGAGATGGATCCGGTGGAGAGGTTGACCTCAGGGTTCGAGCGCTTCAAGAAGGAGGTCTACGAGTAGGTGGCCTGTGGGTCAACTGATGCCAGTCTTGTGTTGTTGTCCCCTTTCATTCACTCGATTCATGCTTTGTTTCCTTCACTCGAACTAATTAACACGCATGATGACTGCTTGCTCTTCTGCTCTGTGCCTCACAGGAACGACCCCACTTTGTTCTCTCAACTCGCACAAGGTCAGAGCCCCAAGGTAACTAAGCTCACTCGCTCATCTTAAGGCCTGCATGAAGTTAGTCGTATCTGTGCGCCAAAGAGAGAAGACAGGGAAGGAAGAGAATAGAGTGTTTCCTCCTTTCCTTTCTCATGTTGGGTGTTGCAGTTCTTGGTGTTTGCATGTGCCGACTCGCGAGTGTGCCCGTCGGTGGTGCTCAGCTTCCAGCCTGGGGAAGCCTTCATTGTCCGAAACATCGCCAACATGGTACCTCCGTATGATCAGGTCAGTagtgtactctctctctctcatcattgCAGATACTTGTGGTTGGTCAATTTGGTGCTCATTTGGTCCCCCCTCATCGTGGGTGGTGCTCCTGCAGACAAGGTACTCCGGGGTTGGGGCTGCCGTCGAATATGCCGTCGTCCATCTCAAGGTCAGCAGTCAATCACGTTGTTTCCCCTGTCATCTTTTCTTTGTTTGGGAGGTGGAAAGGTGGAAGAAAGTTGCATGCCCGCGTGCTGTCTCTGATGAAAAGGAGTTTGAACATTGCGTTCGGGGATGTAATGAGAGAATCCATTCTTGGATCACATTAGCTGATCTTTATGTTCTTCGATACACGAGATCTATCATAATTCGACCTTCGTACTGTCTCTCACTACATCT
This DNA window, taken from Musa acuminata AAA Group cultivar baxijiao chromosome BXJ3-7, Cavendish_Baxijiao_AAA, whole genome shotgun sequence, encodes the following:
- the LOC103992832 gene encoding uncharacterized protein LOC103992832, which translates into the protein MKLSAHRHRLSVPLAPPCVTFLLYKRRLVPPSSAYSSHIANTRKIPKRKRRDSQEQEDEAMQKERAEPALVDYLSFRDLGADRLTSSAHHESSKRISAADRGDEGDDGFEFAFVLNDRGKSDQPIPADEIISDGRIRTLCPVLDNGLVLADGSPDREKIRRLPVEEPQRGFSLDSTSSLEADEIEKMPPEKYCAWTPGRCKKSTSMGSLLRWRIRDLVGRRSHSDGKEKFVFLTADERSGHKKKATKDAPTRSAIRNGRKAAAKAGEEEDEEEEEKEIGKKKKKKEKCGRGGGEGGHRQRR
- the LOC103992831 gene encoding scopoletin glucosyltransferase-like — protein: MGSQSQDLHILFFPFLAPGHSIPMVDMAKLFSSRGVKSTILTTTANAPLVQPTVDRANQSGHRHPITTSVIRFPAAAAGLPDGCENVTHVTTQEGKLKFLQAVAMLRQPFEQALRRHNPDAVITDFFLPWTVDVTLELGLPCLVFQGTSLFAQCAYQSIKRHKPLESLPSDAESFVVPGLPHRIEMLRSQQGGSSEAPWVLEFYRQVGEAVHKSYGVMVNSFQELEPEYAEHYRNVEGKKAWHVGPVSLCNKDVLEKFERGDETSIDFNKCMDWLDAKARGSVIYVCFGSISQFSTAQLREIAIGLEAADKPFVWVVREVGGDGAEWLPEGYEERVVGAGKGLIIRGWAPQTLILDHPAVGGFLTHCGWNSCLESVSAGVPMATWPLFAEQFYNEKLIVEVLGIGIGVGVKEYAAREHEQKRKVVMAEAIAKTVARLMGGGEEAEGMRRRARELGEMAAKAVEVGGSSYVQMGDLIEELIDRRNAEGL